A window of Solanum stenotomum isolate F172 chromosome 3, ASM1918654v1, whole genome shotgun sequence contains these coding sequences:
- the LOC125858397 gene encoding CDPK-related kinase 3-like isoform X2: MTTAISIEDVRREVKILKALSGHQNLVKFYDAFEDANNVYIVMELCEGGELLDRILSRGGRYTEEDAKSIVVQILNVVAFCHLQGVVHRDLKPENFLFAKKDEDSPMKVIDFGLSDFIKPDQRLNDIVGSAYYVAPEVLHRSYSIEADMWSIGVITYILLCGSRPFWARTESGIFRSVLRADPNFEDSPWPAVSAEARDFVKRLLNKDHRKRMTASQALTHPWLRTENPFIPLDILIFKLVKTYIRTSPLKRAALKALSKALTEEELIYLKAQFNLLEPKAGSVSLDNFRMALMKQTTDAMREARVLDIINLLEPLSYKQMEFEEFCAAAISTYQLEALENWEHIASAAFNYFEQEGNRVISVEELAQEMNLGPTAYAFLKDWIRPSDRKLSFLGYTKFLHGVTMRSSSTRHHR; this comes from the exons ATGACAACCGCTATCTCTATCGAAGATGTTCGCAGGGAGGTGAAGATATTGAAAGCCTTATCTGGACATCAGAATCTTGTCAAGTTTTATGATGCATTTGAGGATGCCAACAATGTCTACATAGTAATGGA GTTATGTGAAGGCGGGGAACTATTGGACAGAATTCTATCAAG AGGTGGGAGATACACAGAGGAGGATGCCAAAAGTATTGTGGTTCAAATACTAAATGTTGTCGCCTTTTGTCATCTTCAAGGTGTGGTGCACCGCGATCTGAAGCCCGAG AACTTTCTTTTTGCAAAGAAAGACGAGGATTCACCAATGAAGgtgattgattttggtctaTCAGATTTCATTAAACCAG ATCAACGTCTTAACGATATTGTTGGCAGTGCATATTATGTTGCTCCTGAAGTACTTCATAGGTCATATAGCATTGAAGCAGATATGTGGAGTATAGGTGTGATAACGTATATCTTGTTATGTGGAAGTAGACCTTTCTGGGCACGTACAGAGTCTGGCATTTTCCGTTCTGTGTTACGAGCTGATCCTAATTTTGAGGACTCGCCTTGGCCTGCAGTGTCAGCAGAGGCCAGAGATTTTGTGAAAAGGCTTTTGAATAAAGACCATAGGAAGAGAATGACTGCTTCTCAAGCACTGA CTCATCCATGGTTAAGGACTGAAAACCCTTTTATACCCTTAGACATATTGATCTTTAAATTAGTCAAGACTTATATTCGAACATCACCCTTGAAACGTGCAGCACTGAAG GCTCTTTCAAAAGCATTGACAGAAGAAGAGTTAATATACCTCAAGGCTCAATTCAATTTATTGGAACCGAAAGCTGGTTCTGTGTCACTCGATAATTTTAGGATG GCTCTTATGAAACAAACAACTGATGCCATGAGGGAGGCCAGAGTTCTTGACATCATAAATTTG CTGGAACCATTATCTTACAAGCAGATGGAGTTTGAAGAGTTCTGTGCTGCTGCAATTAGTACATATCAGCTTGAGGCTCTTGAAAACTGGGAACATATTGCTAGTGCcgctttcaattattttgagcAAGAAGGAAACCGTGTCATTTCTGTTGAGGAATTAGCACAG GAAATGAATTTGGGCCCTACGGCTTACGCTTTTCTCAAGGATTGGATCAGACCATCCGATAGGAAATTGAGTTTCCTTGGGTATACCAAATTTTTGCATGGTGTGACAATGCGAAGTTCAAGCACAAGACATCATCGATAA
- the LOC125857842 gene encoding uncharacterized protein LOC125857842 isoform X4, translating to MEASAAAGVAAAAAARGVALPVSSAQAARKEWRAVSEQSVRNSGSEETERSRLGQSDERLIYEQGREPVDVDFCSITIDGTPNNDILQQRLLAVVKQKEEFHQMEVELRAQLFARSEIMEIRNSFDAQIKEHVTANVKLQDQIHERDQRNYELERRMEEKERELNAIRLDHEAAWAKEDLLREQSKELQTYRRERDNSEAERAQHIKQIHDLQEHIQEKERQFIELQEQHRIAQETILFKDEQIREAQTWMTRVQEFDAVQQGELRERTEQYNQLWLAYQRQFGEMERLHMHMQQLQLELAEARGGTYSEGSQVSNLNTKDASHLGQNNGSQLNASGSSTPGESSIGLQNGTVENAPSFASTGHVSTQSDHVHGMPVAPSSLLGMTTYLPPGQIAALHPYVMHQQGIPPPLPSHVPQSHVGHFHSVPAVSSLQHWPNQQAAPEGSQISNHNQYTLQPQSTLPRSDSQYDHETTVNGQSLLNVNQGIETQDSVVPASSEDGQELQSVDKNYLSGVQAHQTLHQISSQFNGALRLDSHEHNNETEVNNVNSSANYMLESQGLRMGEFSSNADKSSAEISNNVHNSTESVMDTVSSAVLTETYVAGGQKNAYAVGKSAEVNLLDEKALLACIVRTIPPGSGGRIRISSTLPNRLGKMLAPLHWHDYKKKYGKLDEFVANHPELFVIDRDFIQLRGGAQEIIAATAAAAKVAAAAAAPSSYSSLLPPIAVTPMPQNHRLKRVPSVEPTSEKAVFKDYAVVRPANSSDNLQSQISNGASFKSTGGISNVKILTKPRDQMELNASEARAASSVQLNLGNGASADKNDMGSSQNKVSSHGRPGTNLVGRQGRNAGISSGSRR from the exons ATGGAGGCTTCGGCAGCGGCTGGTGTCGCCGCAGCCGCCGCAGCACGCGGTGTTGCTCTTCCTGTTTCATCGGCTCAAGCTGCTCGCAAAGAGTGGCGTGCTGTCTCTGAGCAATCGGTTCGGAATTCCGGTAGTGAG GAAACGGAACGGTCCAGATTAGGTCAATCCGATGAGAGGCTGATATATGAG CAAGGGAGAGAGCCGGTTGATGTGGACTTCTGTTCAATCACTATTGATGGAACTCCAAACAATGATATACTGCAACAGAGACTACTTGCTGTggtaaaacaaaaagaagagttTCATCAAATGGAGGTTGAACTACGAGCTCAGCTCTTTGCAAGATCAGAGATTATGGAAATACGGAATAGTTTTGATGCTCAGATAAAAGAACATGTCACTGCCAATGTTAAGCTTCAG gaCCAAATACATGAAAGGGACCAAAGGAATTATGAGTTGGAGAGGAGGATGGAAGAGAAAGAAAGGGAACTCAATGCAATTAGACTGGACCATGAAGCG GCATGGGCAAAAGAGGATCTCCTTAGAGAACAGAGTAAAGAACTACAAACTTACag GAGAGAGAGGGACAACTCTGAAGCAGAAAGAGCTCAGCATATTAAACAAATTCATGACCTCCAAGAGCATATTCAAGAAAAGGAGCGTCAGTTCATTGAACTGCAGGAACAG CATAGGATAGCTCAGGAAACTATCCTGTTCAAAGATGAACAAATAAGGGAGGCCCAGACTTGGATGACTCGTGTTCAGGAATTCGATGCTGTGCAGCAAGGTGAATTACGGGAGCGCACAGAACAATATAACCAGCTTTGGCTTGCCTACCAAAGACAG TTTGGTGAGATGGAGCGCTTGCATATGCACATGCAACAGCTCCAACTTGAATTGGCTGAGGCAAGAGGTGGAACTTACTCCGAGGGTTCACAAGTCTCTAATCTGAATACTAAAGATGCTAGTCATCTTGGGCAGAACAATGGAAGCCAACTTAATGCTAGCGGAAGCAGTACACCTGGTGAAAGTTCCATAGGCCTACAGAATGGAACTGTTGAAAATGCTCCATCTTTTGCTTCAACTGGGCATGTGTCAACTCAG TCAGATCATGTACATGGTATGCCAGTTGCTCCTTCATCCTTGCTTGGGATGACAACCTACCTTCCACCCGGACAAATTGCTGCTCTGCATCCATATGTAATGCATCAACAGGGAATTCCTCCTCCTTTACCATCACATGTTCCTCAATCTCATGTTGGGCATTTTCACTCAGTACCAGCAGTATCGTCTCTTCAGCATTGGCCAAACCAACAG GCTGCACCAGAGGGTTCACAGATCTCTAATCACAATCAGTACACTTTGCAACCTCAGTCAACCTTGCCAAGATCAGATTCTCAGTATGATCATGAAACAACTGTCAATGGACAATCTCTTCTCAATGTGAACCAAGGAATTGAAACTCAGGATTCAGTCGTTCCAGCTTCAAGTGAAGATGGACAG GAACTTCAATCTGTGGATAAGAATTACCTCTCGGGTGTACAGGCACATCAGACGTTGCATCAGATTTCTTCTCAATTCAATGGTGCTTTAAGATTGGATTCTCATGAACATAACAATGAGACAGAG GTGAACAATGTCAACTCTTCAGCTAACTACATGCTAGAGTCTCAAGGGTTAAGAATGGGAGAATTTAGTTCGAATGCTGATAAATCGTCAGCCGAAATCTCAAATAATGTGCATAATTCAACTGAGTCTGTGATGGATACTGTGTCAAGCGCTGTTTTGACAGAAACATATGTTGCTGGAGGACAGAAGAATGCATATGCAGTCGGTAAATCAGCAGAGGTTAATCTCCTGGACGAAAAGGCATTGCTGGCTTGCATAGTCCGTACAATTCCTCCTGGTTCTGGTGGTAGAATCAGGATTAGTTCTACG CTTCCGAATAGACTTGGTAAAATGCTAGCCCCCTTGCACTGGCATGACTACAAAAAGAAGTATGGAAAACTTGATGAATTTGTGGCAAACCATCCAGAA TTGTTTGTAATTGACAGAGACTTCATTCAACTCCGAGGAGGTGCTCAAGAAATTATAGCAGCCACAGCTGCAGCTGCTAAAGTGGCTGCTGCAGCTGCAGCGCCTTCGTCGTACTCCTCTCTTTTGCCTCCTATTGCAGTCACCCCTATGCCACAAAATCACCGTTTGAAGAGGGTACCATCAGTTGAACCAACATCTGAGAAGGCAGTTTTCAAAGACTATGCTGTTGTCAGACCTGCAAATTCTAGTGACAACCTTCAAAGTCAGATTTCTAATGGGG
- the LOC125858397 gene encoding CDPK-related kinase 4-like isoform X1: MGQCCSKGVSGDNGGSVVAVGDGNSAVSTNNRPKPPPSPVRQSVGNGMSYTNNSTPAHSFTASPFQSPYPAGIAPSPSPVGTPRRKFKWPFPPPSPAKPILSAIFKRQGGTSVKPKEGPIPEDEGGEGEGQLDKSFGYPKNLTSKYELGKEVGRGHFGHTCWAKGKKGELKNQPVAVKIISKAKMTTAISIEDVRREVKILKALSGHQNLVKFYDAFEDANNVYIVMELCEGGELLDRILSRGGRYTEEDAKSIVVQILNVVAFCHLQGVVHRDLKPENFLFAKKDEDSPMKVIDFGLSDFIKPDQRLNDIVGSAYYVAPEVLHRSYSIEADMWSIGVITYILLCGSRPFWARTESGIFRSVLRADPNFEDSPWPAVSAEARDFVKRLLNKDHRKRMTASQALTHPWLRTENPFIPLDILIFKLVKTYIRTSPLKRAALKALSKALTEEELIYLKAQFNLLEPKAGSVSLDNFRMALMKQTTDAMREARVLDIINLLEPLSYKQMEFEEFCAAAISTYQLEALENWEHIASAAFNYFEQEGNRVISVEELAQEMNLGPTAYAFLKDWIRPSDRKLSFLGYTKFLHGVTMRSSSTRHHR, translated from the exons ATGGGGCAGTGTTGCAGTAAGGGTGTTTCCGGTGATAATGGTGGTAGCGTTGTTGCTGTCGGAGATGGAAACTCTGCGGTATCTACCAACAATCGCCCTAAACCACCACCTTCACCGGTACGTCAATCAGTCGGGAATGGGATGAGTTACACCAACAACAGTACGCCAGCTCACTCATTTACAGCCAGTCCATTTCAGAGCCCGTATCCTGCCGGAATAGCTCCATCTCCATCTCCGGTTGGAACGCCGAGAAGGAAATTCAAGTGGCCATTTCCACCGCCATCGCCGGCGAAACCTATATTATCAGCTATCTTTAAGCGACAGGGAGGGACGTCAGTAAAGCCGAAAGAAGGGCCAATACCGGAAGATGAAGGTGGTGAAGGTGAGGGACAGCTTGATAAAAGCTTCGGCTATCCAAAGAATTTGACATCAAAGTATGAATTGGGAAAGGAGGTGGGTCGAGGGCATTTCGGCCATACTTGTTGGGCAAAAGGTAAAAAAGGCGAACTCAAAAATCAGCCAGTGGCTGTGAAGATAATTTCCAAAGCTAAG ATGACAACCGCTATCTCTATCGAAGATGTTCGCAGGGAGGTGAAGATATTGAAAGCCTTATCTGGACATCAGAATCTTGTCAAGTTTTATGATGCATTTGAGGATGCCAACAATGTCTACATAGTAATGGA GTTATGTGAAGGCGGGGAACTATTGGACAGAATTCTATCAAG AGGTGGGAGATACACAGAGGAGGATGCCAAAAGTATTGTGGTTCAAATACTAAATGTTGTCGCCTTTTGTCATCTTCAAGGTGTGGTGCACCGCGATCTGAAGCCCGAG AACTTTCTTTTTGCAAAGAAAGACGAGGATTCACCAATGAAGgtgattgattttggtctaTCAGATTTCATTAAACCAG ATCAACGTCTTAACGATATTGTTGGCAGTGCATATTATGTTGCTCCTGAAGTACTTCATAGGTCATATAGCATTGAAGCAGATATGTGGAGTATAGGTGTGATAACGTATATCTTGTTATGTGGAAGTAGACCTTTCTGGGCACGTACAGAGTCTGGCATTTTCCGTTCTGTGTTACGAGCTGATCCTAATTTTGAGGACTCGCCTTGGCCTGCAGTGTCAGCAGAGGCCAGAGATTTTGTGAAAAGGCTTTTGAATAAAGACCATAGGAAGAGAATGACTGCTTCTCAAGCACTGA CTCATCCATGGTTAAGGACTGAAAACCCTTTTATACCCTTAGACATATTGATCTTTAAATTAGTCAAGACTTATATTCGAACATCACCCTTGAAACGTGCAGCACTGAAG GCTCTTTCAAAAGCATTGACAGAAGAAGAGTTAATATACCTCAAGGCTCAATTCAATTTATTGGAACCGAAAGCTGGTTCTGTGTCACTCGATAATTTTAGGATG GCTCTTATGAAACAAACAACTGATGCCATGAGGGAGGCCAGAGTTCTTGACATCATAAATTTG CTGGAACCATTATCTTACAAGCAGATGGAGTTTGAAGAGTTCTGTGCTGCTGCAATTAGTACATATCAGCTTGAGGCTCTTGAAAACTGGGAACATATTGCTAGTGCcgctttcaattattttgagcAAGAAGGAAACCGTGTCATTTCTGTTGAGGAATTAGCACAG GAAATGAATTTGGGCCCTACGGCTTACGCTTTTCTCAAGGATTGGATCAGACCATCCGATAGGAAATTGAGTTTCCTTGGGTATACCAAATTTTTGCATGGTGTGACAATGCGAAGTTCAAGCACAAGACATCATCGATAA
- the LOC125857842 gene encoding uncharacterized protein LOC125857842 isoform X2, producing MEASAAAGVAAAAAARGVALPVSSAQAARKEWRAVSEQSVRNSGSEETERSRLGQSDERLIYEVQQGREPVDVDFCSITIDGTPNNDILQQRLLAVVKQKEEFHQMEVELRAQLFARSEIMEIRNSFDAQIKEHVTANVKLQDQIHERDQRNYELERRMEEKERELNAIRLDHEAAWAKEDLLREQSKELQTYRRERDNSEAERAQHIKQIHDLQEHIQEKERQFIELQEQHRIAQETILFKDEQIREAQTWMTRVQEFDAVQQGELRERTEQYNQLWLAYQRQFGEMERLHMHMQQLQLELAEARGGTYSEGSQVSNLNTKDASHLGQNNGSQLNASGSSTPGESSIGLQNGTVENAPSFASTGHVSTQSDHVHGMPVAPSSLLGMTTYLPPGQIAALHPYVMHQQGIPPPLPSHVPQSHVGHFHSVPAVSSLQHWPNQQAAPEGSQISNHNQYTLQPQSTLPRSDSQYDHETTVNGQSLLNVNQGIETQDSVVPASSEDGQELQSVDKNYLSGVQAHQTLHQISSQFNGALRLDSHEHNNETEVNNVNSSANYMLESQGLRMGEFSSNADKSSAEISNNVHNSTESVMDTVSSAVLTETYVAGGQKNAYAVGKSAEVNLLDEKALLACIVRTIPPGSGGRIRISSTLPNRLGKMLAPLHWHDYKKKYGKLDEFVANHPELFVIDRDFIQLRGGAQEIIAATAAAAKVAAAAAAPSSYSSLLPPIAVTPMPQNHRLKRVPSVEPTSEKAVFKDYAVVRPANSSDNLQSQISNGASFKSTGGISNVKILTKPRDQMELNASEARAASSVQLNLGNGASADKNDMGSSQNKVSSHGRPGTNLVGRQGRNAGISSGSRR from the exons ATGGAGGCTTCGGCAGCGGCTGGTGTCGCCGCAGCCGCCGCAGCACGCGGTGTTGCTCTTCCTGTTTCATCGGCTCAAGCTGCTCGCAAAGAGTGGCGTGCTGTCTCTGAGCAATCGGTTCGGAATTCCGGTAGTGAG GAAACGGAACGGTCCAGATTAGGTCAATCCGATGAGAGGCTGATATATGAG GTGCAGCAAGGGAGAGAGCCGGTTGATGTGGACTTCTGTTCAATCACTATTGATGGAACTCCAAACAATGATATACTGCAACAGAGACTACTTGCTGTggtaaaacaaaaagaagagttTCATCAAATGGAGGTTGAACTACGAGCTCAGCTCTTTGCAAGATCAGAGATTATGGAAATACGGAATAGTTTTGATGCTCAGATAAAAGAACATGTCACTGCCAATGTTAAGCTTCAG gaCCAAATACATGAAAGGGACCAAAGGAATTATGAGTTGGAGAGGAGGATGGAAGAGAAAGAAAGGGAACTCAATGCAATTAGACTGGACCATGAAGCG GCATGGGCAAAAGAGGATCTCCTTAGAGAACAGAGTAAAGAACTACAAACTTACag GAGAGAGAGGGACAACTCTGAAGCAGAAAGAGCTCAGCATATTAAACAAATTCATGACCTCCAAGAGCATATTCAAGAAAAGGAGCGTCAGTTCATTGAACTGCAGGAACAG CATAGGATAGCTCAGGAAACTATCCTGTTCAAAGATGAACAAATAAGGGAGGCCCAGACTTGGATGACTCGTGTTCAGGAATTCGATGCTGTGCAGCAAGGTGAATTACGGGAGCGCACAGAACAATATAACCAGCTTTGGCTTGCCTACCAAAGACAG TTTGGTGAGATGGAGCGCTTGCATATGCACATGCAACAGCTCCAACTTGAATTGGCTGAGGCAAGAGGTGGAACTTACTCCGAGGGTTCACAAGTCTCTAATCTGAATACTAAAGATGCTAGTCATCTTGGGCAGAACAATGGAAGCCAACTTAATGCTAGCGGAAGCAGTACACCTGGTGAAAGTTCCATAGGCCTACAGAATGGAACTGTTGAAAATGCTCCATCTTTTGCTTCAACTGGGCATGTGTCAACTCAG TCAGATCATGTACATGGTATGCCAGTTGCTCCTTCATCCTTGCTTGGGATGACAACCTACCTTCCACCCGGACAAATTGCTGCTCTGCATCCATATGTAATGCATCAACAGGGAATTCCTCCTCCTTTACCATCACATGTTCCTCAATCTCATGTTGGGCATTTTCACTCAGTACCAGCAGTATCGTCTCTTCAGCATTGGCCAAACCAACAG GCTGCACCAGAGGGTTCACAGATCTCTAATCACAATCAGTACACTTTGCAACCTCAGTCAACCTTGCCAAGATCAGATTCTCAGTATGATCATGAAACAACTGTCAATGGACAATCTCTTCTCAATGTGAACCAAGGAATTGAAACTCAGGATTCAGTCGTTCCAGCTTCAAGTGAAGATGGACAG GAACTTCAATCTGTGGATAAGAATTACCTCTCGGGTGTACAGGCACATCAGACGTTGCATCAGATTTCTTCTCAATTCAATGGTGCTTTAAGATTGGATTCTCATGAACATAACAATGAGACAGAG GTGAACAATGTCAACTCTTCAGCTAACTACATGCTAGAGTCTCAAGGGTTAAGAATGGGAGAATTTAGTTCGAATGCTGATAAATCGTCAGCCGAAATCTCAAATAATGTGCATAATTCAACTGAGTCTGTGATGGATACTGTGTCAAGCGCTGTTTTGACAGAAACATATGTTGCTGGAGGACAGAAGAATGCATATGCAGTCGGTAAATCAGCAGAGGTTAATCTCCTGGACGAAAAGGCATTGCTGGCTTGCATAGTCCGTACAATTCCTCCTGGTTCTGGTGGTAGAATCAGGATTAGTTCTACG CTTCCGAATAGACTTGGTAAAATGCTAGCCCCCTTGCACTGGCATGACTACAAAAAGAAGTATGGAAAACTTGATGAATTTGTGGCAAACCATCCAGAA TTGTTTGTAATTGACAGAGACTTCATTCAACTCCGAGGAGGTGCTCAAGAAATTATAGCAGCCACAGCTGCAGCTGCTAAAGTGGCTGCTGCAGCTGCAGCGCCTTCGTCGTACTCCTCTCTTTTGCCTCCTATTGCAGTCACCCCTATGCCACAAAATCACCGTTTGAAGAGGGTACCATCAGTTGAACCAACATCTGAGAAGGCAGTTTTCAAAGACTATGCTGTTGTCAGACCTGCAAATTCTAGTGACAACCTTCAAAGTCAGATTTCTAATGGGG